One genomic region from Xylocopa sonorina isolate GNS202 chromosome 8, iyXylSono1_principal, whole genome shotgun sequence encodes:
- the Mps1 gene encoding dual specificity protein kinase monopolar spindle 1 isoform X2, which yields MDFQSRTNSRPKFQPLRVKELLHFCESDDDESEDRTQGSDCESDSDDPQPLPSDDFIEENLSNSICLRTVTNDNDFKGTCNVMSTIISTNFEKSASVDNVPRCIPENKSSIFHEDKDTMKNERNAQCEDLNPVKLSIETRVHKKMFEDVKMQSDQNELSNNDFQCLDKKGSCKLNNNSESVISAFQHAENVSEFEIHSVPNVNIKKDSLELKLIENEEKAHENVSQRMSQTLHDTNIKKEALELIPTTNDERARSDNISQFGIHTLQNTNVKKEPLELKSIGNVEKLHYENIPQYGMQSLHNTNIKIETLELVPTTNEEKIHCDNIPQFGMYTLQNTTVKKEPLEFKSIGNEEKPHYENVSSSNKTLTSDTGAHVNSIDQWVLQTPLKHVPVSSAHPDPCFSRRNIIQTPQNKVSDMSKNFKLTPATILSHWSQNNTKQTPLQNKSIKFKESTQTPKNSVYFTPSIGRNETPRYSNTEVRKPLADTGGFVQNVGSNRHLLQGCRLPKVNEVTPKIHNKSLCKNLNNVNMPDQISEISGNEVSVAHPESNVNEQLKDNKHSIENTVLDKEIVKKISDSKHVIHCSKDSKETLKPMCNHPQSQQSKGNDCNQDQQRESKNIENKISNVQFSMPSNVPKARQNRTLSVKGKEYLILGTLGQGMSGEVLRVQNLSSLELCAIKCVNLNHMDKDSAQGCLEEISMLHKLQAPCVVKMFDYEIKYPMVYVVMEMGDTDLSRLLKTMSQEKQISLTMILYYWTEMLTAVKHIHDNGVIHSDLKPANFLLVRGRLKLIDFGIASSINADMTSVVKNCPIGTLNYISPEALMDIGGNSDSPTRDVKYKISFKSDVWSLGCILYSLVYGRTPFQHIRSQWAKVNAITNPKLNISFPPNLPSVEGNKIISAPPVLIDVMRKCLQHNPKARPTVAELLEVEYIPSKQEHMSATLPEIPANILVKIKHTLSEDEWRQLTWTLENARCT from the exons ATGGATTTTCAAAGTCGTACCAATTCGCGTCCAAAATTTCAACCACTGCGGGTGAAAGAgttattacatttttgtgaaAGTGACGACGATGAAAGCGAAGATAGAACGCAGGGATCTGATTGCGAGTCGGATTCTGATGACCCTCAACCTCTGCCATCGGATGATTTTATTGAAGAGAATTTGAGCAATTCGATATGCTTGCGCACTGTAACTAATGATAACGACTTCAAAGGAACTTGTAATGTTATGAGTACAATTATTTCTACGAACTTTGAAAAATCAGCATCGGTTGATAATGTTCCTCGATGTATACCTGAAAATAaatcttctatatttcacgaagaTAAAGATACTATGAAAAATGAGAGAAACGCACAATGCGAAGACTTAAATCCGGTGAAATTGAGTATTGAAACTCGAGTACACAAAAAGATGTTTGAAGATGTTAAAATGCAATCAGATCAGAACGAATTGTCTAATAACGATTTTCAGTGTTTAGATAAGAAGGGATCTTGCAAATTAAATAACAATAGCGAATCTGTCATCTCTGCGTTTCAACATGCTGAAAATGTATCAGAATTTGAAATACATAGCGTACCaaatgtaaatattaaaaaagaCTCGttagaattaaaattaattgaaaatGAAGAAAAGGCACATGAAAATGTATCGCAACGTATGTCGCAAACTTTGCACGATACAAATATTAAAAAAGAGGCATTGGAATTAATACCAACAACAAACGATGAAAGAGCCCGTTCTGACAATATATCACAATTTGGGATACATACTTTACAGAACACAAATGTTAAAAAGGAACCATTAGAATTGAAGTCGATAGGAAATGTAGAAAAACTTCATTATGAGAATATACCGCAATACGGAATGCAATCTTTGCACAATACAAATATTAAAATAGAGACACTGGAATTAGTGCCAACGACAAACGAAGAAAAAATCCATTGTGACAATATACCACAATTTGGAATGTATACTTTACAGAACACAACTGTCAAAAAGGAACCATTAGAATTCAAGTCAATTGGAAATGAAGAAAAACCTCATTATGAAAATGTATCATCCAGCAATAAAACTTTAACATCAGATACAGGAGCACATGTGAATTCTATTGATCAATGGGTACTGCAAACTCCCTTGAAACATGTACCAGTTAGTTCTGCGCATCCTGACCCATGTTTTTCTCGTAGAAATATTATTCAAACACCACAAAATAAAGTATCCGATATGTCTAAGAATTTTAAATTGACTCCAGCTACAATTTTGTCTCATTGGTCTCAAAATAATACAAAACAAACTCCATTACAGAATAAGAGTATTAAATTTAAAGAGTCTACGCAAACTCCGAAAAATTCTGTTTATTTTACACCAAGCATAGGAAGAAATGAAACTCCAAG GTATTCAAATACGGAGGTGAGAAAGCCTTTAGCAGATACAGGAGGTTTTGTACAGAATGTTGGTTCTAATAGGCATTTGTTGCAAGGATGTCGCCTTCCAAAAGTAAATGAAGTCACACCTAAAATTCATAATAAATCATTATGCAAAAATTTAAATAACGTGAATATGCCGGACCAAATATCTGAAATATCAGGAAACGAAGTATCAGTTGCACATCCGGAGTCGAATGTCAATGAACAATTAAAGGATAATAAACATTCAATAGAGAACACGGTGCTTGATAAAGAAATAGTGAAGAAAATATCAGACAGCAAGCACGTTATTCATTGCAGTAAAGATAGTAAAGAAACTTTGAAACCAATGTGTAACCATCCCCAAAGTCAGCAATCAAAAGGTAATGATTGTAATCAAGACCAACAACGAGAATCAAAAAATATCGAAAACAAAATATCAAATGTACAATTTTCAATGCCATCTAACGTTCCTAAAGCAAGGCAGAATAGAACTCTTTCTGTAAAAGGAAAAGAGTACTTGATTTTGGGGACACTCGGTCAAGGCATGAGTGGAGAGGTACTGAGAGTACAAAACTTGTCTTCCCTTGAATTATGTGCTATAAAATGTGTTAATCTTAATCATATGGATAAAGACTCAGCACAAGGTTGCTTGGAAGAGATTTCAATGTTGCATAAGCTACAAGCGCCATGTGTTGTTAAAATGTTTGATTA CGAAATAAAATATCCGATGGTCTATGTTGTGATGGAAATGGGTGATACAGATCTCAGTCGTCTTTTAAAAACGATGTCGCAGGAAAAGCAAATTTCTCTTACAATGATTCTATATTATTGGACAGAAATGTTGACTGCTGTTAAGCATATACATGATAACG GTGTGATTCATTCGGATTTAAAACCAGCGAATTTTTTGTTAGTACGGGGGCGGTTAAAACTTATAGATTTTGGAATTGCTTCCAGTATAAATGCTGACATGACATCTGTCGTAAAAAACTGTCCAATCGGGACTTTAAATTATATTAGTCCAGAAGCGCTAATGGATATTGGCGGAAATTCAGATTCTCCAACGAGGGATGTcaaatataaa ATAAGTTTCAAGTCCGATGTGTGGTCTTTAGGATGTATTTTGTACAGTTTAGTATACGGTCGTACACCGTTTCAGCATATTCGTTCGCAATGGgctaaagtgaatgcgataacCAATCCGAAATTGAACATTTCTTTCCCTCCAAATTTGCCGTCAGTGGAGGGTAACAAAATAATATCAGCACCACCCGTTCTAATCGATGTGATGCGTAAATGTCTTCAGCACAATCCAAAAGCACGACCAACAGTAGCCGAGCTTTTGGAAGTAGAGTATATACCATCTAAACAGGAACATATGTCGGCAACGCTACCTGAGATTCCAGCGAATATTTTAGTAAAAATAAAACATACATTAAGTGAAGATGAATGGCGACAATTAACATGG ACATTGGAGAATGCACGGTGTACATGA
- the Mps1 gene encoding dual specificity protein kinase monopolar spindle 1 isoform X1 encodes MDFQSRTNSRPKFQPLRVKELLHFCESDDDESEDRTQGSDCESDSDDPQPLPSDDFIEENLSNSICLRTVTNDNDFKGTCNVMSTIISTNFEKSASVDNVPRCIPENKSSIFHEDKDTMKNERNAQCEDLNPVKLSIETRVHKKMFEDVKMQSDQNELSNNDFQCLDKKGSCKLNNNSESVISAFQHAENVSEFEIHSVPNVNIKKDSLELKLIENEEKAHENVSQRMSQTLHDTNIKKEALELIPTTNDERARSDNISQFGIHTLQNTNVKKEPLELKSIGNVEKLHYENIPQYGMQSLHNTNIKIETLELVPTTNEEKIHCDNIPQFGMYTLQNTTVKKEPLEFKSIGNEEKPHYENVSSSNKTLTSDTGAHVNSIDQWVLQTPLKHVPVSSAHPDPCFSRRNIIQTPQNKVSDMSKNFKLTPATILSHWSQNNTKQTPLQNKSIKFKESTQTPKNSVYFTPSIGRNETPRYSNTEVRKPLADTGGFVQNVGSNRHLLQGCRLPKVNEVTPKIHNKSLCKNLNNVNMPDQISEISGNEVSVAHPESNVNEQLKDNKHSIENTVLDKEIVKKISDSKHVIHCSKDSKETLKPMCNHPQSQQSKGNDCNQDQQRESKNIENKISNVQFSMPSNVPKARQNRTLSVKGKEYLILGTLGQGMSGEVLRVQNLSSLELCAIKCVNLNHMDKDSAQGCLEEISMLHKLQAPCVVKMFDYEIKYPMVYVVMEMGDTDLSRLLKTMSQEKQISLTMILYYWTEMLTAVKHIHDNGVIHSDLKPANFLLVRGRLKLIDFGIASSINADMTSVVKNCPIGTLNYISPEALMDIGGNSDSPTRDVKYKISFKSDVWSLGCILYSLVYGRTPFQHIRSQWAKVNAITNPKLNISFPPNLPSVEGNKIISAPPVLIDVMRKCLQHNPKARPTVAELLEVEYIPSKQEHMSATLPEIPANILVKIKHTLSEDEWRQLTWVRNSFCMTHCIIKKIRFYNSKSCSCYRHWRMHGVHETVSIKYF; translated from the exons ATGGATTTTCAAAGTCGTACCAATTCGCGTCCAAAATTTCAACCACTGCGGGTGAAAGAgttattacatttttgtgaaAGTGACGACGATGAAAGCGAAGATAGAACGCAGGGATCTGATTGCGAGTCGGATTCTGATGACCCTCAACCTCTGCCATCGGATGATTTTATTGAAGAGAATTTGAGCAATTCGATATGCTTGCGCACTGTAACTAATGATAACGACTTCAAAGGAACTTGTAATGTTATGAGTACAATTATTTCTACGAACTTTGAAAAATCAGCATCGGTTGATAATGTTCCTCGATGTATACCTGAAAATAaatcttctatatttcacgaagaTAAAGATACTATGAAAAATGAGAGAAACGCACAATGCGAAGACTTAAATCCGGTGAAATTGAGTATTGAAACTCGAGTACACAAAAAGATGTTTGAAGATGTTAAAATGCAATCAGATCAGAACGAATTGTCTAATAACGATTTTCAGTGTTTAGATAAGAAGGGATCTTGCAAATTAAATAACAATAGCGAATCTGTCATCTCTGCGTTTCAACATGCTGAAAATGTATCAGAATTTGAAATACATAGCGTACCaaatgtaaatattaaaaaagaCTCGttagaattaaaattaattgaaaatGAAGAAAAGGCACATGAAAATGTATCGCAACGTATGTCGCAAACTTTGCACGATACAAATATTAAAAAAGAGGCATTGGAATTAATACCAACAACAAACGATGAAAGAGCCCGTTCTGACAATATATCACAATTTGGGATACATACTTTACAGAACACAAATGTTAAAAAGGAACCATTAGAATTGAAGTCGATAGGAAATGTAGAAAAACTTCATTATGAGAATATACCGCAATACGGAATGCAATCTTTGCACAATACAAATATTAAAATAGAGACACTGGAATTAGTGCCAACGACAAACGAAGAAAAAATCCATTGTGACAATATACCACAATTTGGAATGTATACTTTACAGAACACAACTGTCAAAAAGGAACCATTAGAATTCAAGTCAATTGGAAATGAAGAAAAACCTCATTATGAAAATGTATCATCCAGCAATAAAACTTTAACATCAGATACAGGAGCACATGTGAATTCTATTGATCAATGGGTACTGCAAACTCCCTTGAAACATGTACCAGTTAGTTCTGCGCATCCTGACCCATGTTTTTCTCGTAGAAATATTATTCAAACACCACAAAATAAAGTATCCGATATGTCTAAGAATTTTAAATTGACTCCAGCTACAATTTTGTCTCATTGGTCTCAAAATAATACAAAACAAACTCCATTACAGAATAAGAGTATTAAATTTAAAGAGTCTACGCAAACTCCGAAAAATTCTGTTTATTTTACACCAAGCATAGGAAGAAATGAAACTCCAAG GTATTCAAATACGGAGGTGAGAAAGCCTTTAGCAGATACAGGAGGTTTTGTACAGAATGTTGGTTCTAATAGGCATTTGTTGCAAGGATGTCGCCTTCCAAAAGTAAATGAAGTCACACCTAAAATTCATAATAAATCATTATGCAAAAATTTAAATAACGTGAATATGCCGGACCAAATATCTGAAATATCAGGAAACGAAGTATCAGTTGCACATCCGGAGTCGAATGTCAATGAACAATTAAAGGATAATAAACATTCAATAGAGAACACGGTGCTTGATAAAGAAATAGTGAAGAAAATATCAGACAGCAAGCACGTTATTCATTGCAGTAAAGATAGTAAAGAAACTTTGAAACCAATGTGTAACCATCCCCAAAGTCAGCAATCAAAAGGTAATGATTGTAATCAAGACCAACAACGAGAATCAAAAAATATCGAAAACAAAATATCAAATGTACAATTTTCAATGCCATCTAACGTTCCTAAAGCAAGGCAGAATAGAACTCTTTCTGTAAAAGGAAAAGAGTACTTGATTTTGGGGACACTCGGTCAAGGCATGAGTGGAGAGGTACTGAGAGTACAAAACTTGTCTTCCCTTGAATTATGTGCTATAAAATGTGTTAATCTTAATCATATGGATAAAGACTCAGCACAAGGTTGCTTGGAAGAGATTTCAATGTTGCATAAGCTACAAGCGCCATGTGTTGTTAAAATGTTTGATTA CGAAATAAAATATCCGATGGTCTATGTTGTGATGGAAATGGGTGATACAGATCTCAGTCGTCTTTTAAAAACGATGTCGCAGGAAAAGCAAATTTCTCTTACAATGATTCTATATTATTGGACAGAAATGTTGACTGCTGTTAAGCATATACATGATAACG GTGTGATTCATTCGGATTTAAAACCAGCGAATTTTTTGTTAGTACGGGGGCGGTTAAAACTTATAGATTTTGGAATTGCTTCCAGTATAAATGCTGACATGACATCTGTCGTAAAAAACTGTCCAATCGGGACTTTAAATTATATTAGTCCAGAAGCGCTAATGGATATTGGCGGAAATTCAGATTCTCCAACGAGGGATGTcaaatataaa ATAAGTTTCAAGTCCGATGTGTGGTCTTTAGGATGTATTTTGTACAGTTTAGTATACGGTCGTACACCGTTTCAGCATATTCGTTCGCAATGGgctaaagtgaatgcgataacCAATCCGAAATTGAACATTTCTTTCCCTCCAAATTTGCCGTCAGTGGAGGGTAACAAAATAATATCAGCACCACCCGTTCTAATCGATGTGATGCGTAAATGTCTTCAGCACAATCCAAAAGCACGACCAACAGTAGCCGAGCTTTTGGAAGTAGAGTATATACCATCTAAACAGGAACATATGTCGGCAACGCTACCTGAGATTCCAGCGAATATTTTAGTAAAAATAAAACATACATTAAGTGAAGATGAATGGCGACAATTAACATGGGTTCGTAACAGTTTTTGTATGACACAttgtattataaaaaaaataagatTCTATAATTCTAAATCTTGTTCATGTTACAGACATTGGAGAATGCACGGTGTACATGAAACTGTTTCGATTAAGTACTTCTAA
- the LOC143426326 gene encoding nucleolar complex protein 4 homolog: MADAADLPGASSSQKMSSKLLRQKAQEFLTSRKHANNLVDIISQWDESTSSCLLTIETIFVEVLNRGDMYLERTISLTISEPSPEARYINWLRNCYEEVWEKILLSMEKCRPSIQLQALTTAIKLMAEEGKNPLEPIGKLEYYFPLHRLKPVLMKLLSPEKDNTHLISRFQEIIEYPDALYYTWKCLPPLTPKRQPHEIYIKNLLELIHKLSLPKEIEENEISESKNLLCKPQQAAKSFVWDQAGARRALNKVWACVMHWELTPQLHKQLLIVLLERVMPHLEKPVLLTDFLMDSLDIDGPIGLLALQGVFLLVTKHNLEYPNIFTKLYSMFEPEIFHTKYKARLFYLSDLFLSSTHLPEALVAAFAKRLARLTLVAPPEDILIILLFVRNLLLRHPGLKRLIDHPQGGEVSSEENSGAGDPFLMEQRDPLLSNALLSSLWEIKDLQWHIVPSIASAARFIREPLPSVEYDMASALERTGGHLFDNELKNKVKDIMLTFERPNSMILPKGERLLQYWQLTTMH, from the exons ATGGCGGACGCTGCAGATCTTCCCGGCGCCTCTTCCAGCCAAAAAATGTCGTCGAAACTTTTAAGACAAAAAGCACAAGAATTTTTAACCTCGAGGAAACATGCAAATAATTTAGTAGATATTATTTCCCAATGGGAT GAATCCACATCGTCCTGTCTACTTACGATAGAAACAATATTCGTTGAAGTCCTAAACAGGGGCGATATGTATCTGGAACGTACGATATCGCTTACAATTTCAG AGCCAAGCCCCGAAGCGAGATACATCAACTGGTTAAGAAACTGTTACGAGGAAGTATGGGAGAAGATACTCTTGTCAATGGAAAAATGTCGACCTTCCATTCAATTACAAGCTCTCACCACTGCCATAAAGCTTATGGCCGAGGAAGGGAAAAATCCGTTGGAACCAATTGGCAAGTTGGAATATTATTTTCCACTGCATCGGTTAAAGCCTGTTTTGATGAAGTTACTTTCGCCAGAAAAAGACAACACCCATTTAATATCTAGATTTcaagaaattatagaatatcccGATGCTCTTTATTACACATGGAAATGTCTTCCGCCTCTTACACCAAAAAGACAGCCGCAcgaaatttatataaaaaatttgCTTGAACTTATACATAAATTATCACTGCCAAAGGAAATTGAAG AAAATGAAATATCTGAAAGTAAGAATTTATTGTGTAAACCGCAACAAG CCGCTAAAAGTTTTGTATGGGATCAAGCTGGAGCGAGACGTGCATTGAATAAAGTCTGGGCTTGTGTCATGCATTGGGAATTGACACCACAGTTACATAAACAATTATTAATAGTTCTGTTAGAAAGAGTTATGCCACATTTAGAAAAGCCTGTTTTACTAACAGATTTCCTTATGGATTCTTTGGATATAGATGGGCCTATTGGGTTACTCGCATTACAAGGCGTATTTTTATTAGTTACCAAACACAACTTGGAATATCCTAATATTTTTACTAAACTTTATTCTATGTTTGAGCCAGAAATCTTTCACACAAAGTACAAAGCACGTTTGTTTTATTTATCCGATCTTTTCCTCAGTTCAAC GCACTTACCGGAAGCATTAGTCGCTGCCTTCGCAAAGAGGCTCGCGCGTTTAACGCTGGTAGCACCACCCGAAGACATTCTTATCATTCTGCTTTTCGTGAGGAACCTCTTACTCAGGCACCCAGGCTTGAAACGTCTGATTGATCATCCGCAAGGAGGTGAGGTATCGTCTGAAGAAAATAGCGGCGCTGGAGATCCATTTTTAATGGAACAACGAGATCCTTTATTGAGTAACGCTCTTCTCAGCAGTCTTTGGGAAATCAAAGATTTACAGTGGCATATAGTGCCAAGTATCGCTAGTGCTGCGCGTTTTATTCGCGAACCGCTCCCCTCGGTAGAGTATGACATGGCATCGGCATTAGAACGAACAGGAGGACATTTATTCGATAACGAATTAAAGAACAAGGTTAAAGATATTATGTTAACATTCGAAAGACCGAATTCTATGATATTACCGAAGGGTGAAAGGTTACTGCAGTATTGGCAGTTGACAACAATGCACTGA
- the Ubl gene encoding ubiquitin-like protein 5, with protein sequence MLEITCNDRLGKKVRVKCNPDDTIGDLKKLIAAQTGTHWEKIVLKKWYTIFKDHIKLQDYEIHDGMNLELYYQ encoded by the exons ATGTTAGAAATAACATGTAACGATCGCCTTGGGAAAAAAGTTAGAGTCAAATGTAATCCAGATGACACGATAGGAGATTTAAAGAAACTGATAGCAGCCCAAACTGGCACGCATTGGGAAAAAATTGTTTTAAAGAAATGGTATACTATATTCAAGGATCATATAAAGTTACAAGATT ATGAAATTCATGATGGCATGAATCTGGAACTTTATTatcaataa
- the Uck gene encoding uridine-cytidine kinase isoform X2, with amino-acid sequence MADMSMNIVTPRKMSFGINGKLNGLESKTPFLIGVSGGTASGKSTVCKRIMEKLGQVDMDHMQRQVVCISQDSFYRDLSPAEKLKAEKGQYNFDHPDAFDNDLILQTLQDILAGVKCEIPAYDYRTNSLMKDQITTIYPADVVLFEGILVFYFPKIRDLFHMKLFVDTDSDTRLARRVPRDIKERGRDLDYVLNQYMNFVKPAFEEFCLPTKKFADVIIPRGADNTVAIDLIVQHIRDFLTNRGRVTTSLQLESSINKIEKLSKRPH; translated from the exons ATGGCAGACatgtcaatgaatattgttaccCCACGGAAGATGTCTTTTGGTATTAATGGAAAGTTAAACGGTTTAGAAAGTAAAACTCCTTTTTTAATCGGTGTTTCGGGCGGTACTGCTAGTGGGAAG TCGACAGTATGTAAACGTATAATGGAAAAACTAGGGCAAGTGGATATGGATCACATGCAACGGCAAGTAGTTTGTATTTCGCAAGATAGTTTTTATCGAGATTTATCACCAGCTGAGAAGCTTAAAGCTGAAAAAGGTCAATATAATTTTGATCATCCAGATGCATTTGATAATGACTTGATACTTCAAACGCTACAAGACATATTGGCTGGAGTAAAATGTGAAATACCAGCTTATGACTATAGAACAAACAGTCT AATGAAAGATCAAATTACAACAATTTATCCTGCTGATGTAGTTTTATTTGAAGGTATCTTAGTATTTTATTTTCCTAAGATAAGAGACTTGTTCCATATGAAACTATTTGTGGATACTGACTCAGATACTAGATTAGCTAGAAGAG taCCAAGAGATATAAAGGAAAGAGGAAGAGACTTAGACTATGTATTAAATCAATATATGAACTTTGTGAAACCTGCATTTGAAGAATTCTGTCTTCCTACCAAGAAATTTGCTGATGTTATCATACCAAGAGGTGCGGACAATACAG TGGCAATAGATTTGATAGTACAACATATAAGAGACTTCTTAACCAACAGGGGTAGGGTAACAACAAGTTTACAACTTGAGAGTTCAATAAACAAGATAGAAAAATTGTCTAAGAGGCCACATTAA
- the Uck gene encoding uridine-cytidine kinase isoform X1 translates to MADMSMNIVTPRKMSFGINGKLNGLESKTPFLIGVSGGTASGKSTVCKRIMEKLGQVDMDHMQRQVVCISQDSFYRDLSPAEKLKAEKGQYNFDHPDAFDNDLILQTLQDILAGVKCEIPAYDYRTNSLMKDQITTIYPADVVLFEGILVFYFPKIRDLFHMKLFVDTDSDTRLARRVPRDIKERGRDLDYVLNQYMNFVKPAFEEFCLPTKKFADVIIPRGADNTVAIDLIVHHIWDILRLKKAENSSGQHPYIYQHSRTSTSSDMLSR, encoded by the exons ATGGCAGACatgtcaatgaatattgttaccCCACGGAAGATGTCTTTTGGTATTAATGGAAAGTTAAACGGTTTAGAAAGTAAAACTCCTTTTTTAATCGGTGTTTCGGGCGGTACTGCTAGTGGGAAG TCGACAGTATGTAAACGTATAATGGAAAAACTAGGGCAAGTGGATATGGATCACATGCAACGGCAAGTAGTTTGTATTTCGCAAGATAGTTTTTATCGAGATTTATCACCAGCTGAGAAGCTTAAAGCTGAAAAAGGTCAATATAATTTTGATCATCCAGATGCATTTGATAATGACTTGATACTTCAAACGCTACAAGACATATTGGCTGGAGTAAAATGTGAAATACCAGCTTATGACTATAGAACAAACAGTCT AATGAAAGATCAAATTACAACAATTTATCCTGCTGATGTAGTTTTATTTGAAGGTATCTTAGTATTTTATTTTCCTAAGATAAGAGACTTGTTCCATATGAAACTATTTGTGGATACTGACTCAGATACTAGATTAGCTAGAAGAG taCCAAGAGATATAAAGGAAAGAGGAAGAGACTTAGACTATGTATTAAATCAATATATGAACTTTGTGAAACCTGCATTTGAAGAATTCTGTCTTCCTACCAAGAAATTTGCTGATGTTATCATACCAAGAGGTGCGGACAATACAG TGGCAATAGACCTTATAGTGCATCACATCTGGGACATTTTGCGTTTGAAAAAGGCTGAAAACTCATCCGGGCAGCATCCATACATCTACCAACATAGCCGTACCTCGACTTCATCCGACATGCTCAGCAGATGA